One segment of Clostridium ljungdahlii DSM 13528 DNA contains the following:
- a CDS encoding L-threonylcarbamoyladenylate synthase: protein METEVLYVKDLNANYQNIVKGAEYLKKGEVVAIPTETVYGLAADAFNENAVKKIFKVKGRPQDNPLLVHIYKLEQVYDICKDIHKDAEKVFDAFWPGSVTLIFNKKDCISDTVSAGMKTVGVRFPKSEVARAIIKESGTLLVAPSANLSGKPSTTSAEHCYNDLNGKIPCILDGGPCSIGLESTIIDMSTPDPVLLRPGAISLDDIRKVIPNLVYKKNLLSVKGNEIPKAPGMKYRHYAPDAPVTLVKGDYAKTSKWIKENANEENAVICFQEFLKDFKNYEHVYSLGSFKTLNAAAQKTFDLLRECDKLNISHIYVQAPKDSGLGNSIINRLEKASAGDVINI, encoded by the coding sequence ATGGAAACAGAAGTATTATATGTTAAAGATTTAAATGCTAATTACCAGAACATTGTAAAAGGTGCAGAATATCTAAAAAAGGGGGAAGTTGTTGCAATTCCAACGGAAACTGTGTATGGATTAGCTGCAGATGCTTTTAATGAAAATGCAGTAAAAAAGATATTTAAAGTTAAAGGAAGACCACAAGACAATCCATTATTGGTACATATATATAAATTAGAACAAGTTTATGATATATGTAAGGATATTCATAAAGATGCAGAGAAAGTATTTGATGCTTTCTGGCCGGGATCAGTAACTTTGATTTTCAATAAAAAAGATTGTATTTCAGATACAGTTAGTGCAGGAATGAAAACTGTGGGAGTTAGATTCCCAAAAAGTGAAGTAGCAAGAGCTATAATTAAAGAAAGCGGAACTCTACTAGTAGCTCCATCTGCAAATTTATCAGGGAAACCGTCAACTACTAGTGCTGAGCATTGTTATAATGACTTAAATGGAAAAATCCCTTGTATTTTGGACGGAGGTCCATGTTCAATTGGATTAGAGTCAACAATTATAGACATGTCGACTCCGGATCCAGTACTTCTAAGACCTGGGGCTATAAGCTTGGATGATATACGTAAGGTAATTCCTAATCTTGTATATAAAAAGAATTTGTTAAGTGTTAAAGGAAATGAAATTCCAAAGGCTCCAGGAATGAAATATAGGCATTATGCGCCAGATGCACCAGTAACATTGGTTAAAGGAGATTATGCAAAAACATCTAAATGGATTAAAGAAAATGCAAATGAAGAAAATGCTGTAATTTGTTTTCAGGAATTTTTAAAAGATTTTAAAAATTATGAGCATGTATATAGCTTAGGAAGTTTTAAAACGTTAAATGCAGCAGCACAAAAGACATTTGATTTGCTTAGAGAATGTGATAAATTGAATATAAGTCATATTTATGTGCAAGCACCTAAAGACAGTGGACTAGGAAATTCTATAATAAATAGATTAGAAAAAGCAAGTGCAGGGGATGTTATTAATATATAA
- a CDS encoding PadR family transcriptional regulator, translated as MAGKRKQSRHLPAFILLTLAEGSAYGGAIYTSLIENIPDFQCDQGAIYRTLKQLEDDGAVIFSWDTTNSGPAKKIYTITDTGLNQLDDWKNDIEKRILYLKYFLDRYKNLKK; from the coding sequence ATGGCTGGTAAAAGAAAACAATCTCGTCATCTTCCTGCATTTATTTTACTGACACTAGCTGAAGGTTCTGCATATGGTGGTGCAATATATACTTCACTTATAGAAAATATACCTGATTTTCAGTGTGACCAAGGAGCTATATACCGTACTCTTAAGCAACTTGAAGATGATGGTGCAGTAATATTTTCGTGGGATACAACTAATTCAGGACCTGCCAAAAAAATCTATACTATTACTGACACCGGATTGAATCAACTTGATGATTGGAAAAATGATATAGAAAAAAGAATTCTATATTTAAAATATTTTTTAGATAGATATAAAAATTTAAAAAAGTAG
- a CDS encoding permease, which translates to MFTMGLYFLMFILLLVSLIKSHEKTLLALKKAWKSFENILPLFLSILFIIGIMLAILSPRVISKIMGHQSGILGLALAALIGSCTVIPGFVTFPLAATLLKNGAGMAQITMLISTSVMVGIITIPIESKYWGKKATYVRNSLALVFSFAIAFVMGVLI; encoded by the coding sequence ATGTTTACTATGGGATTATACTTTTTAATGTTTATTTTATTACTTGTATCATTAATTAAAAGCCACGAAAAAACTTTACTGGCTCTAAAAAAAGCTTGGAAGTCTTTTGAAAATATCTTGCCGTTATTCCTTTCCATATTGTTTATTATAGGAATTATGCTTGCTATTTTAAGCCCGCGGGTTATTTCAAAAATAATGGGTCATCAATCTGGTATATTAGGTTTAGCGTTAGCTGCACTTATTGGATCTTGTACTGTAATACCTGGTTTTGTTACATTTCCATTAGCAGCTACTTTGTTAAAAAATGGAGCTGGTATGGCTCAAATAACAATGCTTATATCAACGTCAGTCATGGTTGGAATTATTACAATTCCTATTGAATCAAAATATTGGGGTAAGAAAGCCACATATGTTAGAAATTCACTTGCCCTTGTGTTTTCTTTTGCAATTGCTTTTGTGATGGGAGTGTTAATATGA